From a single Mycosarcoma maydis chromosome 2, whole genome shotgun sequence genomic region:
- a CDS encoding uncharacterized protein (related to ERG25 - C-4 methyl sterol oxidase), which translates to MATVTSTGTHIGHGAATDVADVDVTKLGSMPKNKGRMTASWHKRAPSEWTFYERSLIVLGVMSPDNPSAPRPKPPVYPKDAPVPVYPVWKLHARILPRAMAPLLIHHAFSWYTNMGVPVWIATTAYLAYFVVYGIGVFKWNNDMTLKFGTFDGAVERDGVPDVDTTSVAIGLFMVVISRAVIAVPYLYNPAEPVLDTKTILMLPVNAFMFAIAVDFWFYWYHRLMHEVPFLWRFHRKHHTTKHPIAALGAFADHEQEFFDMVGIPALAWLTWRINFATWWVSTCYILFLEASGHSGLRGYLENPLTWYLRWIGAELCLEDHDIHHRRGWKKSGNYGKQTRLWDMMFGTMKPRIEGTPDNINWLDHMDEPAPVPPKKQ; encoded by the coding sequence ATGGCGACGGTCACAAGCACAGGTACGCACATTGGGCATGGTGCGGCTACGGATGTAGCTGATGTCGACGTGACCAAGCTGGGCTCGATGCCGAAGAACAAAGGACGTATGACGGCGTCGTGGCACAAACGAGCGCCGTCCGAGTGGACGTTTTACGAGCGTAGTCTGATCGTACTCGGGGTGATGTCGCCGGATAATCCGAGTGCACCGCGTCCGAAGCCGCCCGTGTATCCGAAGGATGCGCCGGTGCCTGTGTATCCGGTGTGGAAGTTGCACGCACGCATCTTGCCGCGCGCTATGGCACCTCTGCTGATACACCACGCTTTCAGCTGGTATACCAACATGGGCGTGCCTGTGTGGATCGCTACGACCGCGTATCTGGCCTACTTTGTCGTCTATGGCATCGGCGTGTTCAAGTGGAACAACGACATGACGCTCAAGTTCGGCACGTTCGACGGCGCCGTCGAGCGCGACGGTGTTCCGGACGTCGACACAACCAGTGTCGCCATAGGCTTGTTTATGGTCGTCATCAGTCGCGCCGTGATCGCCGTCCCGTATCTGTACAATCCGGCTGAGCCGGTTTTGGACACCAAGACAATCCTGATGCTGCCCGTCAACGCTTTCATGTTTGCCATAGCTGTCGACTTTTGGTTCTACTGGTACCATCGTCTCATGCACGAAGTGCCTTTCCTGtggcgcttccaccgcAAACATCACACCACGAAACATCCCATCGCTGCACTGGGCGCATTTGCCGATCACGAACAGGAGTTCTTCGACATGGTAGGCATCCCCGCGCTCGCTTGGCTCACGTGGCGGATCAACTTTGCCACCTGGTGGGTCTCGACTTGCTacatcctcttcctcgaaGCCAGCGGCCATTCGGGCCTCAGAGGCTACCTTGAAAATCCTCTGACCTGGTATCTCAGGTGGATCGGTGCTGAACTGTGTCTCGAAGATCACGACATTCACCACCGAAGAGGTTGGAAAAAGAGTGGAAACTACGGCAAACAGACCAGGCTCTGGGACATGATGTTCGGCACCATGAAACCCAGGATCGAAGGTACCCCAGACAACATCAACTGGCTCGATCACATGGACGAGCCCGCTCCCGTTCCACCCAAAAAACAGTAG
- a CDS encoding putative bifunctional chorismate synthase/riboflavin reductase [NAD(P)H] ARO2, whose product MSTFGSHFRVTTYGESHCASVGCIVDGVPPGMALAAHDIQTQLSRRRPGQSNLTTPRDEKDRVEIQSGVERGVTLGTPIAMLVRNQDQRPHDYTDDTLDTYPRPSHADFTYLEKYNVKASSGGGRSSARETIGRVAAGALAEKYLKEAYGIEIVAFVSSVGKVHIPRYPGEQLAQNVVNGAALVASTEAKDGVQVDKKSFYGESETDGPPQTKVDNVINTDHLTEEEAEEPLSQEFRQLLATITRAKVDENAIRCPHELAAERMRQRILLAKANNDSIGGTVTCVIRGVPSGLGEPCFDKLEAKLAHAMLSIPATKGFEIGSGFRGTEVAGSRHNDKFVLKPDGRLGTITNWSGGIQGGISNGEDIYFRVGFKSPATISQNQSTATYDGKQGTLNTRGRHDPCVVPRAVPIVEAMAALVVMDAVLVQSGRDKAAARLSRDPIDALPNSMKLPPSKRSKTQD is encoded by the coding sequence ATGTCTACGTTTGGCTCGCACTTTCGCGTCACCACGTACGGCGAGTCGCACTGCGCCTCGGTAGGTTGTATCGTCGATGGCGTGCCTCCGGGCATGGCACTCGCTGCGCACGACATTCAGACGCAGCTCTCACGTCGTCGGCCGGGCCAGTCGAATTTGACGACGCCGCGCGATGAAAAGGACCGTGTCGAGATCCAATCGGGTGTCGAACGCGGCGTGACGCTGGGCACGCCGATCGCCATGCTGGTACGCAACCAGGATCAGCGTCCACACGACTACACGGACGATACGCTGGATACGTATCCACGCCCTTCGCACGCCGACTTTACGTATCTGGAAAAGTACAACGTCAAGGCAAGCTCGGGCGGTGGAAGGAGCTCGGCTCGTGAGACCATTGGACGAGTCGCTGCGGGCGCTCTGGCGGAAAAGTATCTCAAGGAAGCGTACGGTATCGAGATCGTCGCGTTTGTTTCCAGCGTAGGCAAGGTGCACATTCCGCGCTACCCgggcgagcagctcgcccaGAACGTCGTCAATGgcgctgcgctcgtcgccTCGACCGAAGCAAAGGACGGTGTCCAGGTGGACAAGAAATCGTTCTATGGAGAATCCGAGACCGACGGTCCACCACAGACCAAAGTGGACAACGTGATCAACACGGATCACCTCAccgaagaagaggcagaggagcCGCTTTCGCAAGAGTTCCGTCAACTGCttgccaccatcacgcGCGCAAAGGTGGACGAGAACGCTATTCGGTGTCCGCACGAACTCGCGGCTGAACGCATGCGCCAGCGCATCCTGCTGGCCAAGGCGAACAATGATTCGATCGGTGGCACAGTGACATGCGTGATCCGCGGTGTGCCGTCAGGGCTGGGAGAGCCGTGtttcgacaagctcgaggccaAGCTGGCGCACGCCATGCTCAGCATCCCGGCAACCAAGGGGTTCGAGATCGGCTCGGGTTTCCGGGGCACCGAAGTCGCGGGCTCGAGGCACAACGACAAATTCGTGCTGAAACCCGACGGACGTCTGGGAACCATTACGAATTGGTCGGGTGGGATCCAGGGAGGTATCAGCAACGGAGAAGACATCTACTTCCGAGTGGGCTTCAAGAGCCCCGCTACGATCAGCCAGAACCAGAGCACCGCCACGTACGATGGCAAGCAGGGCACACTCAACACCAGAGGCAGACACGATCCGTGCGTCGTGCCCAGAGCGGTTCCGATTGTCGAGGCCATGGCCGCACTTGTCGTCATGGACGCCGTGCTCGTCCAGAGCGGTAGAGACAAGGCGGCCGCCAGGTTGAGCCGCGATCCCATCGACGCGCTCCCCAACAGCATGAAGTTACCCCCCAGCAagaggagcaagacgcaAGACTGA
- a CDS encoding uncharacterized protein (related to LDB17 - protein involved in the regulation of endocytosis), giving the protein MDPFASYAALDNPQQFWLELDEILHTPFHPASYASTCCASSNDQAEKLLQAKRIYVASVLAKFLHLCAASFNDNLTTEYNQDYCINRLFNSTVFRDDVEPTSEAAAAAAAASSSSSVASANNVAMHQLAAEEAIRIMQTSTSIPVLLMTYEIVLQYGDAFPSTYKSIQASASTVSFVGVRAFLHRLVHQIWAGSYAAQAEAKIGISDKQHSDVGAWNADHWDQDEPVSAVISKASTKPNSSSASKDIAIQISLREKAVRMLYEVCRVQKLEASHLKAFDERFIHHLFDLVEETRYHHNEDFNYRLIKLLVAMNEQYMVSALASTQTHSSTPCSSRPVNLVLSVLQQRLNASKTFGENLIFMLNRASSSDAEDVCMQLLVLKLLYLLFTTKETACYFYTNDLRVLVDIFVRELNDLPDESESLRHTYLRVLHPLLTNTQLCTYPYKRPQIRRLLRGLISHGHLNDISATTKRLVERCLRAEWCVELDRLDGTESVAKLEPIGGGEAHVKLMHVGLTSEGLPMLDTRIKERSSEVQATADSLAVTTEDQVANPISITTTMSPADATSTDVASVSASFASSAPPTASLNVAASLRTRDKRVASLSHAPCEAAPASALLRPNSAASFSRTTSTSKQHNSTSGSGSGNGNGNGNGNRRAVSAQSAPCTPPRMDSPFLAVGRRPTGRLYEQSRSLMGVNADADADTDDALSSSSSWHAHMLEEPGSESGKHQAGQAGQAGQAGGRVSEPDANAMHSAHAHVQSGLNSDLTEQLGGVHYAGGSVDGGMGAPSSASVAGGAGRRQRRKPPSPPQARRVLIQSHSAELDVARSRPASAAECAHTTTSHVPASLGAAKAGARRRPPPPPPVASSGSAVATASTGHTRANVEHEHRRTDDMDNAQSSYIAERLGRGLRIR; this is encoded by the coding sequence ATGGACCCCTTTGCCAGCTATGCGGCTCTCGACAATCCACAACAATtctggctcgagctcgacgagattcTGCATACCCCGTTTCACCCAGCCTCGTACGCGTCCACATGTTGCGCCAGCAGTAATGACCAGGCGGAGAAGCTGTTGCAAGCCAAGCGTATCTATGTCGCCAGCGTGCTCGCCAAGTTCCTCCACCTTTGTGCGGCCTCTTTCAACGACAACCTCACGACCGAATACAACCAGGACTACTGCATCAATCGACTCTTCAACTCTACCGTCTTTCGTGACGATGTGGAGCCAACatcagaagcagcagcagcagcagcagcagcatcatcatcatcatcggtCGCTAGCGCCAACAACGTTGCTATGCATCAGTTGGCGGCAGAAGAGGCGATACGAATCATGCAGACATCCACGTCCATCCCAGTGCTTCTCATGACGTACGAGATCGTTTTGCAGTACGGAGACGCTTTCCCATCCACGTACAAGTCGATCCAGGCCTCGGCATCAACGGTATCGTTTGTCGGCGTTCGCGCTTTCTTACATCGGCTGGTGCATCAGATTTGGGCGGGCAGCTatgcagcacaagcagaagcaaagATCGGCATTTCGGACAAACAGCACTCAGATGTCGGCGCTTGGAACGCTGATCACTGGGATCAAGATGAACCAGTGTCGGCTGTCATCTCGAAAGCCAGCACGAAGCCCAACTCGTCTTCGGCGTCCAAGGACATCGCCATCCAGATCAGCCTGCGCGAAAAAGCGGTTCGCATGCTCTACGAAGTGTGTCGTGTgcagaagctcgaagctTCACACCTCAAGGCGTTTGACGAACGAttcatccaccacctctttgatcttgtcgaAGAAACGCGTTACCATCACAATGAAGACTTTAACTATCGCCTcatcaagctgctcgttgcGATGAACGAGCAATACATGGTCTCTGCCCTGGCCTCCACCCAAACGCATTCGAGTacgccttgctcgtcgagaccgGTCAACCTGGTGCTTAGCGTTTTGCAGCAACGTCTGAACGCGAGCAAAACGTTTGGCGAAAATCTCATCTTCATGCTCAACCGAGCCAGCAGTTCGGATGCCGAAGACGTGTGCatgcagctgctcgtgctcaaGCTTCTCTATCTGCTATTTACCACCAAGGAGACGGCATGCTACTTTTACACCAACGATCTGCGCGTTTTGGTCGACATCTTTGTTCGAGAGCTCAACGATCTTCCGGACGAAAGCGAGTCGCTTCGACACACGTATCTGCGCGTGCTGCATCCGCTGCTGACCAACACGCAGTTGTGCACCTATCCGTACAAACGACCACAGATTCGACGCTTGTTGAGGGGTTTGATCTCGCACGGCCATCTGAACGATATCTCGGCTACCACCAAGCGCTTGGTGGAGAGGTGTCTGAGAGCCGAGTGGTGTGTAGAGCTGGATCGCTTGGACGGAACCGAAAGCgtggccaagctcgagccgaTCGGTGGCGGTGAGGCGCACGTCAAGCTGATGCACGTCGGTCTCACGTCCGAAGGATTGCCCATGCTGGATACGCGCATCAAAGAGCGGAGCAGTGAAGTGCAGGCAACGGCTGATTCGTTGGCGGTGACTACCGAGGATCAAGTGGCGAATCCTATCAGCATCACCACGACCATGTCACCTGCAGATGCGACAAGCACCGACGTGGCGTCCGTGTCGGCATCGTTTGCGTCGTCTGCACCGCCAACGGCGTCGCTCAACGTTGCGGCGAGTCTGCGGACCAGAGACAAGAGGGTGGCTTCGCTTTCGCACGCGCCTTGCgaagcagcaccagcaagcgcgctgctgcggccGAATTCAGCTGCTTCGTTCAGCAGaaccacatccacatcgaAGCAACACAACTCCAcaagcggcagcggcagcggcaaTGGtaacggcaacggcaacggtAACAGAAGGGCAGTCTCGGCCCAATCAGCGCCATGCACTCCACCACGGATGGACTCGCCATTTCTGGCGGTGGGTCGACGACCAACTGGACGACTTTACGAGCAGTCTCGATCGTTGATGGGTGTGAAtgccgacgccgatgcGGACACTGACGATGCACTGTCGAGCTCTAGTTCGTGGCACGCACACATGCTCGAGGAACCCGGTAGCGAGTCTGGCAAACACCAGGCTGGCCAGGCTGGCCAGGCTGGCCAGGCTGGTGGCAGGGTGAGTGAGCCGGACGCGAACGCGATGCACTCTGCACATGCGCATGTGCAGAGTGGGCTGAACAGCGATTTGAccgagcagctcggtgGTGTGCACTACGCTGGTGGGAGCGTCGACGGTGGGATGGGCGCGCCAAGCAGTGCGTCGGTGGCGGGAGGTGCAGGGCGTCGTCAACGACGAAAGCCGCCGTCACCACCGCAAGCACGGCGGGTGCTGATACAGTCGCACAGCGCCGAACTGGATGTCGCGCGCTCGCGACCAGCTAGTGCGGCTGAGTGTGCTCACACGACGACAAGTCATGTTCCGGCGTCGTTAGGCGCAGCTAAGGCAGGCGCAAGGAGGAGACCtcctccgccgccgccggTTGCATCGAGCGGATCAGCGGTTGCGACAGCATCCACAGGTCACACACGAGCCAATGTCGAACACGAGCATCGGCGCACAGACGACATGGACAATGCACAGAGCTCATATATTGCCGAACGGCTGGGGCGCGGATTGCGGATTCGATGA
- a CDS encoding uncharacterized protein (related to O-methyltransferase): protein MSDIDVPVESALTSASKLLSSVVSQLSTSTRPSSEELRQLQLVCSLLSGLDPYLDSVSSPAPSVQRPLLKATAEHDWAGAWSRKQTLFQLSAAWSAGGYEGNLVGLLTRLTHAQKALEIGMFTGTTTVCIAQQLRQGGKVTALEIDPYLHNFTRPFFHQSGLAEKIDVKVGNAVDHLEAISKTIVCDQDAYDIIFIDADKPGYTTYFNMILDKHLLKKDGLLVVDNTLYKGAPWTEGLVDESLLDIAKTNADAIKHFNQVVRQDKRVEVIVLPVRDGVSLIMRNE, encoded by the coding sequence ATGAGCGACATTGACGTGCCCGTGGAATCGGCTCTCACGTCGgcgtccaagctgctctcgagcGTGGTTTCGCAGCTGTCTACGTCGACTCGGCCGTCTTCGGAAGAGCTGCGTCAACTGCAACTGGTGTGTTCGCTGCTGTCGGGTCTCGATCCGTACTTGGATAGCGTCTCGTCGCCGGCGCCGTCGGTGCAACGACCTTTGCTCAAAGCGACGGCAGAGCACGATTGGGCAGGAGCATGGTCTCGCAAGCAAacgctcttccagctctcTGCGGCGTGGTCGGCAGGTGGTTACGAAGGCAACTTGGTCGGTCTGCTGACCAGACTCACGCACGCTCAAaaggcgctcgagatcggcatGTTCAccggcaccaccaccgtctgcatcgcgcagcagctgcgccaAGGAGGCAAAGTGACAGCATTGGAGATCGACCCGTACCTGCACAACTTCACGCGCCCATTCTTCCACCAGTCCGGTCTGGCCGAAAAGATCGACGTCAAAGTCGGAAACGCCGTCGACCACCTCGAGGCCATCTCGAAAACGATTGTGTGCGATCAAGACGCTTACGATATCATCTTTATCGACGCCGATAAACCAGGCTACACGACGTACTTCAACATGATCCTGGACAAACACCTGTTGAAGAAGGACGGCTTGCTCGTGGTGGACAATACGCTATACAAGGGTGCGCCTTGGACCGAGGGGTTGGTGGATGAATCCTTGTTGGACATCGCAAAAACCAATGCAGATGCCATCAAGCACTTCAACCAGGTGGTGAGACAGGACAAGCGCGTCGAGGTGATCGTGCTGCCCGTCAGGGATGGCGTCAGTCTGATCATGCGCAACGAGTAG